The following coding sequences are from one Epinephelus moara isolate mb chromosome 7, YSFRI_EMoa_1.0, whole genome shotgun sequence window:
- the nfe2l2a gene encoding nuclear factor erythroid 2-related factor 2a, which produces MMMEMEVMHSGQQAMELIDILWKQDIDLGARREVFDYNHRQKEHELRRQRELEEEKRQHLVREQEKALLAQLQLDEETGEYIPRPPPSAPLQSAVTPLEVSQNVSFTEDNCDAMSFDECLQLLAETFPVEEAESTSVCLDTTAVSAPIMSPEQPALPPATLSPGPLPPPPPPQRMSPDLEQAWMELLSLPELQQCLSMQMEDTLETTAYPLPNSPEVQNPNYTFYPMTNLSDGEINSLNVCPTEFMNTFDGSVPSMATPDNLSQMKAKAPQLNANFAAESFCDMFYPSTILEESSGQHSLEGNESKAMSDIPNKPPFTTVDLYSLSPGDAFDRGKQSMKAEMPDSDSGISSNTSPNASSPGKSVYGDGSFGGYSDSDMEEMDHNPGSAESDYSEMFTLNFQPDDLQLGISVSVPIGQSQQTQEKKPKQHKTDPAEENGHNNAPFTKDKQKKRLEVRLSRDEQRAKALKIPFTVDMIINLPVDDFNEMMSKHQLNEAQLALVRDIRRRGKNKVAAQNCRKRKMENIVGLESNLDSLKEEKERLLNEKSQNITNLKEMKQQLNSLYLEVFSMLRDEKGNTYSPSEYSLQQSTDGSVFLVPRIKKTFIKSEDNLVSPL; this is translated from the exons GCCATGGAGCTGATTGACATACTGTGGAAGCAGGACATTGATCTCGGCGCCAGGCGTGAAGTGTTTGACTACAACCACCGTCAGAAAGAACATGAACTGCGGAGGCAGCGGGAGCTGGAAGAAGAGAAGAGGCAGCATTTGGTGCGGGAGCAGGAGAAGGCCCTGCTGGCACAGCTACAGCTCGACGAGGAAACAGGAGAGTACATACCCCGCCCGCCACCCAGCGCCCCACTGCAGTCGGCTGTCACACCTCTAGAGGTTTCACAG AATGTCAGCTTCACAGAAGACAACTGTGATGCCATGTCATTTGATGAATGTTTGCAGCTACTGGCAGAGACGTTTCCTGTAGAGGAAGCTGAG AGCACCTCAGTTTGCCTGGACACAACTGCTGTTTCAGCACCCATAATGTCGCCCGAGCAACCGGCTCTGCCACCAGCCACCCTATCTCCAGGtccactaccaccaccaccaccaccacagagGATGTCCCCAGATTTGGAGCAGGCCTGGATGGAGCTTTTGTCCCTCCCTGAGCTGCAG CAATGCCTGAGCATGCAAATGGAGGACACACTGGAGACCACAGCTTATCCTCTTCCAAACAGCCCTGAAGTGCAGAATCCAAACTACACTTTTTACCCCATGACCAATCTCAGCGACGGggaaataaacagtttaaatgtTTGTCCCACAGAGTTTATGAATACATTCGATGGCTCTGTTCCCAGTATGGCCACACCGGACAATCTCAGCCAGATGAAGGCAAAAGCTCCTCAGTTAAATGCTAACTTTGCAGCAGAGAGTTTCTGCGACATGTTTTACCCCAGCACCATTCTGGAGGAGAGCAGTGGTCAACATAGCCTTGAAGGAAACGAAAGTAAAGCCATGTCTGACATCCCAAACAAGCCTCCCTTTACTACAGTGGACCTTTACAGCCTCTCACCTGGAGATGCCTTTGACAGAGGCAAACAGAGTATGAAGGCAGAAATGCCAGATTCAGATTCAGGAATCTCTTCAAACACCAGTCCAAATGCTAGTTCACCTGGGAAGTCCGTGTATGGAGATGGGTCCTTTGGTGGTTACAGTGATTCAGACATGGAGGAGATGGACCACAACCCTGGAAGTGCAGAATCTGACTACTCAGAGATGTTCACACTTAATTTCCAACCTGATGACCTTCAGTTAGGAATCTCTGTGTCTGTACCGATAGGGCAGTCCCAACAGACGCAGGAAAAGAAGCCCAAGCAACACAAGACGGACCCAGCAGAGGAGAACGGCCACAACAACGCCCCCTTCACCAAAGACAAGCAGAAGAAACGCTTGGAAGTGCGTCTCTCCAGAGACGAGCAGAGGGCTAAGGCCCTCAAAATCCCTTTCACTGTTGACATGATCATCAATCTGCCTGTTGACGACTTCAACGAGATGATGTCGAAACACCAACTCAACGAGGCCCAGCTGGCCCTGGTCCGAGACATACGCCGCCGCGGCAAGAACAAGGTAGCTGCCCAGAACTGCCGCAAACGCAAGATGGAGAACATAGTGGGTCTGGAGAGCAACCTGGACTCgctgaaggaggagaaggagcgTCTGCTGAACGAGAAGAGCCAGAACATCACAAACCTGAAGGAAATGAAGCAGCAACTCAACAGCTTGTACCTGGAGGTCTTCAGCATGCTGAGAGACGAGAAGGGGAACACCTACTCCCCCTCCGAATACTCCCTTCAGCAGTCGACTGACGGCAGCGTCTTCCTCGTCCCTCGCATCAAAAAGACTTTCATTAAGAGCGAAGACAACCTCGTTTCTCCTTTGTAA